One genomic window of Mucilaginibacter sp. SJ includes the following:
- a CDS encoding exosortase Y-associated Wzy-like protein: MQNSKSIERYIVLFIPWLLALACKSDSVLSYFIAWGGSFFIFIITLTGWVRPIPNDRPMAEQLMRPLFIIQIIFAGYMCSTSIFYFMNTLGYENFKHVFVHTLNDKDALGLIAQCQRYYCLGHASFVMGILIFMNYPVTKKYYIETERLANLLMMSAIISFPLSLLFLKIPGLSQFYYQFSSLSFIAGTLALAFAIPLKKGANTLICLLLYAFNFYQALTSGFKEPIIISVLVLGIFLYPTYKKLVTITFVPIIVLLFTVLPTYNHIFRANAWNGDADSDEASQLALDAALNSDNSDVDETNWDFLVYRLSEIDMFTRFVQSTPKNVDFYGLDLVKQSAIALVPRIFWPSKPITEAMIMQRVYDAGVVNRNSTVSAKPAYIVDAYLSGGDWGIFIFLFAYGALAQLIAVKAEKLFGGYILGTALIFSGLFQIMWRGISFEFLFNTIFWSYISMLLIHKVLLSSKILKEV, encoded by the coding sequence ATGCAAAACAGCAAATCGATAGAACGATATATTGTGTTGTTTATACCATGGCTGCTGGCACTGGCATGTAAAAGTGATAGTGTGTTATCCTATTTTATTGCATGGGGTGGCTCATTTTTTATATTCATCATAACACTTACCGGCTGGGTACGTCCAATCCCCAACGACCGCCCCATGGCCGAACAGTTGATGAGGCCCTTATTTATCATCCAGATAATTTTTGCGGGGTACATGTGCAGCACATCCATCTTTTATTTTATGAATACCCTCGGCTATGAAAATTTCAAGCACGTGTTTGTTCATACGTTAAATGATAAAGATGCCCTGGGCTTAATTGCCCAATGCCAGCGTTATTACTGCCTTGGGCATGCTTCATTTGTGATGGGTATACTTATTTTCATGAACTATCCCGTAACTAAAAAATACTATATCGAAACCGAAAGGCTGGCAAATCTGCTCATGATGTCGGCAATTATCAGTTTTCCGCTTTCGCTGTTATTTCTTAAGATACCAGGCCTTTCCCAATTTTATTACCAGTTTAGCTCATTGAGCTTTATTGCAGGTACATTGGCACTGGCCTTTGCCATACCACTAAAAAAAGGGGCCAATACGCTCATCTGCCTGTTATTATATGCCTTTAACTTTTACCAGGCGCTTACATCGGGGTTTAAAGAACCTATTATTATCAGCGTACTGGTTTTAGGCATCTTCCTATATCCTACCTATAAAAAATTAGTAACCATCACTTTTGTCCCTATCATTGTTTTATTATTTACGGTTTTACCAACATATAACCATATTTTCCGGGCCAATGCGTGGAATGGAGATGCCGATAGCGACGAAGCCTCACAACTGGCCCTTGACGCAGCATTAAATAGTGATAACAGCGATGTTGATGAAACTAACTGGGATTTTTTGGTATACCGCCTAAGCGAGATCGATATGTTCACCCGCTTTGTACAGTCGACCCCTAAAAATGTGGATTTTTATGGATTGGACCTTGTTAAACAATCGGCTATTGCTTTGGTGCCGCGGATCTTCTGGCCCTCCAAACCAATTACCGAAGCCATGATCATGCAGCGCGTTTATGATGCCGGGGTGGTTAACCGAAACTCTACTGTATCAGCCAAACCCGCCTACATCGTTGATGCGTATCTTTCAGGAGGTGATTGGGGTATCTTTATTTTCCTTTTCGCTTACGGCGCCCTCGCACAGCTAATAGCCGTTAAAGCCGAAAAACTTTTTGGGGGATATATATTAGGCACAGCACTTATATTTTCGGGCCTGTTTCAGATCATGTGGCGCGGCATCAGTTTTGAGTTCTTGTTCAATACTATCTTCTGGAGCTATATCAGTATGCTGCTCATTCATAAGGTATTGTTAAGTTCTAAAATTTTAAAAGAGGTTTGA
- a CDS encoding glycosyltransferase family 2 protein, with the protein MPAYNAGKYIAEAVRSIAGQTYTNWELIIVNDGSTDDTSIILKQLTDPRIGIYHQENGGQCTAANKAFSLSKGRFIKFMDADDVISPGYIAEQVKRIGDNDDVVASAAWGRFYNDDISSFKVNEDLIREDCKPIDWLVSSMDGKQAMMQCALWLIPRPLLEKSGLWDERLSLVNDFEFITRVLLQASEIRFAQNAVLYYRSGISNSLSALTSRRAIESAFTSIYEGTRYMLQHENSPRVRAAVADCLQNFVYAYYPHYPDIINKAQQCIDELGGSKAKYPAGGYTKMLNRLIGWKLTQKFKVLFGR; encoded by the coding sequence ATGCCGGCATATAACGCGGGCAAATATATTGCCGAAGCCGTTCGGTCCATAGCCGGGCAAACCTACACCAATTGGGAGCTCATTATTGTTAACGATGGTTCTACAGATGATACATCCATTATACTCAAGCAACTTACAGATCCCCGCATCGGCATTTACCACCAGGAAAACGGCGGGCAGTGCACGGCTGCAAATAAAGCCTTCAGTCTTTCAAAAGGCAGGTTTATCAAGTTTATGGATGCCGATGATGTTATCTCGCCCGGTTATATTGCAGAACAGGTTAAACGGATTGGAGATAACGATGATGTAGTAGCCTCAGCAGCCTGGGGTCGTTTTTATAACGATGACATTAGCTCCTTTAAAGTAAATGAAGATCTCATCAGGGAGGATTGTAAACCCATTGACTGGCTGGTATCGTCCATGGATGGCAAACAAGCCATGATGCAATGCGCCTTATGGCTAATCCCAAGGCCCTTGCTTGAAAAATCGGGTTTATGGGACGAGCGGTTGAGCCTTGTAAATGATTTTGAATTTATTACACGCGTGTTGTTACAAGCAAGTGAGATTCGCTTTGCTCAAAACGCGGTGTTGTACTACCGGAGTGGTATAAGCAATTCGTTGTCTGCGTTAACTTCCAGGCGGGCAATTGAGTCGGCTTTTACCTCTATTTATGAAGGTACAAGATATATGCTTCAGCATGAAAATAGCCCAAGAGTAAGAGCCGCTGTTGCCGATTGCCTGCAAAACTTTGTTTATGCGTATTATCCTCATTATCCCGATATTATAAACAAAGCCCAACAATGTATTGATGAGTTAGGCGGTTCAAAAGCTAAATATCCGGCAGGCGGTTACACAAAAATGCTAAACCGGCTTATCGGTTGGAAATTAACACAAAAATTTAAAGTTTTATTTGGCAGATAG
- a CDS encoding class I SAM-dependent methyltransferase: MSAYKDYDYPDASPCHVFKELQKPLMSLLNKDTNSSILDLGCGNGYLVNYLLAGGFNAYGIDASKPGIAIADKINPGRFFVHDLSVEGLPEPLRDTQFNTIISTEVIEHLYDPYTFIRLCRDVLSESKGELIISTPYHGYLKNLFLSILNKWDTHISPLWQGGHIKFWSVKTLTQILNEHGFEVTAFRGCGRFPYFWMSMIIKAKLK; encoded by the coding sequence ATGAGCGCTTATAAAGATTACGATTATCCCGACGCAAGCCCCTGCCATGTATTCAAGGAACTCCAGAAACCGCTTATGTCATTATTAAATAAGGATACCAACAGTAGTATCCTCGACCTTGGCTGCGGTAATGGTTACCTGGTAAATTATTTATTGGCCGGGGGATTTAACGCTTACGGTATCGATGCATCCAAACCAGGCATTGCCATTGCCGATAAAATAAATCCCGGCAGGTTTTTTGTTCACGACCTTTCGGTTGAAGGGTTACCGGAGCCATTAAGAGATACGCAGTTTAATACCATTATATCAACTGAGGTTATTGAGCACTTGTACGACCCCTACACGTTTATACGCCTTTGCCGGGATGTTTTAAGCGAATCAAAAGGTGAGCTCATCATCTCAACGCCTTATCATGGTTATTTAAAAAACCTGTTTTTGAGTATTTTAAATAAATGGGACACGCATATCAGCCCTTTATGGCAGGGCGGGCATATCAAATTTTGGTCGGTTAAAACGCTGACACAAATCCTCAACGAACATGGATTTGAGGTAACAGCATTCAGGGGCTGCGGCAGGTTCCCCTATTTTTGGATGAGCATGATCATTAAAGCCAAACTCAAGTGA
- a CDS encoding glycosyltransferase family protein, whose amino-acid sequence MRILLSFLQDKVSRPHPVPSYRFWQHYIKNGIVEAGMSYIEAPEVDWAEGLVYEEGSVALQNWQERSWQATINYIKANRQNIDIFLSYLYPKQILAEAIEQIRKMGIPCVNFYCDSVREFKAVPAKFRIFDLIWVPEHEALSMYRKARVKHINLPMPMWVEPQLRYRTLLHEIPGVSFIGSKDILRENLLGQAIQKGLPISVRGAGWLAQSAAPVFVPGSAYQKLINQVNFVKQQGFSGLAIKGLQQLTKFPVIPVADDHIFPSPDFDEYINITQSSMVTLGINRVPTFKRTHTQPLTYSRLRDIEAPMLGACYLTEYCEGIDQLYDTDNEINVYHTVDELVQKGTELLSNKEKRDKLRINGQQRALNDHAIPSSLKKIKKTIFGT is encoded by the coding sequence ATGCGCATACTGCTTTCATTTTTACAGGATAAAGTAAGCAGACCACATCCTGTACCTTCATATCGTTTTTGGCAGCATTATATTAAAAACGGTATTGTTGAGGCAGGGATGAGCTATATTGAAGCGCCGGAGGTTGACTGGGCCGAAGGACTGGTTTATGAGGAAGGTTCAGTTGCTTTGCAAAACTGGCAGGAACGGAGCTGGCAGGCAACAATCAATTATATCAAAGCCAACCGGCAAAATATAGACATTTTTTTAAGCTACCTGTATCCCAAACAAATACTTGCAGAGGCAATAGAACAGATCAGGAAAATGGGCATCCCCTGTGTTAATTTTTATTGCGATAGCGTACGGGAATTTAAAGCAGTACCCGCAAAGTTCAGGATCTTTGATTTGATCTGGGTACCTGAGCATGAGGCTTTATCTATGTACAGGAAGGCGAGGGTCAAGCATATCAACTTACCGATGCCGATGTGGGTTGAACCCCAATTAAGGTATCGGACCCTGCTTCATGAAATACCGGGAGTATCGTTTATCGGTTCAAAAGACATCCTGCGGGAAAACCTGTTAGGCCAGGCCATTCAAAAAGGTCTGCCGATAAGCGTTCGCGGAGCCGGATGGTTAGCACAAAGTGCAGCTCCGGTATTTGTTCCTGGTTCTGCTTATCAAAAACTTATTAACCAGGTTAACTTCGTAAAACAGCAGGGCTTTTCCGGCTTAGCAATTAAGGGACTTCAGCAACTGACCAAATTTCCTGTAATCCCGGTTGCCGACGATCATATATTCCCGAGCCCGGATTTTGATGAGTACATCAACATCACTCAAAGTAGTATGGTTACTTTAGGTATTAATCGGGTACCAACGTTTAAACGTACACACACGCAACCGCTAACCTATTCCCGGTTGCGTGATATAGAAGCACCCATGCTTGGCGCTTGTTACCTTACCGAATATTGCGAAGGCATTGACCAGCTTTATGATACCGATAACGAAATTAACGTTTACCACACGGTTGATGAACTGGTACAAAAAGGTACAGAGTTGCTCAGCAATAAAGAAAAAAGGGATAAACTTAGGATCAACGGACAACAAAGGGCCTTGAACGACCACGCTATTCCGTCATCACTAAAAAAAATAAAGAAGACCATTTTTGGCACCTAA
- the xrtY gene encoding exosortase Y yields the protein MKQPVFLNNPAIRFMLLFILLFAVFYSFNILFFGITSPGGNYNAFLAEHLNYIAGLRQVLLDCSVMILKWLGYAAIDNNFELLVAGKGTLAIVYSCLGLGLISFFSAFVLAYPSPWRSKLVFLISGILVIEFLNVMRFVLLAIFWSKKANRIVDHHTIFNILLYIIIAFSLYIWIKRNDKLTGPDVQN from the coding sequence ATGAAACAGCCTGTTTTTTTAAATAACCCGGCAATACGGTTCATGTTGCTGTTTATATTGTTGTTTGCTGTATTTTACAGCTTTAATATTCTCTTTTTTGGCATCACCAGCCCCGGCGGAAATTATAACGCCTTTTTAGCCGAACACCTGAATTATATTGCGGGTTTGAGACAGGTTTTATTGGATTGTAGTGTCATGATCCTGAAGTGGCTTGGTTACGCTGCTATTGATAATAATTTCGAGTTACTGGTTGCAGGTAAAGGGACACTGGCTATTGTATACAGTTGTCTCGGCTTAGGGTTGATCAGCTTCTTTTCGGCCTTTGTGCTGGCCTATCCATCTCCGTGGCGGTCAAAATTGGTATTCCTCATTTCAGGCATTTTAGTTATCGAATTTTTAAATGTAATGCGTTTTGTTTTGCTGGCCATCTTCTGGTCGAAAAAGGCAAACCGGATAGTTGATCACCATACCATTTTTAATATACTTCTTTACATTATTATAGCATTTAGCCTGTATATTTGGATTAAACGTAATGATAAGCTTACCGGCCCTGATGTTCAAAACTGA
- a CDS encoding FkbM family methyltransferase, producing the protein MNAIKRTVGFILKHPLGKKHPAKALWRFAWWQVQSRFSRSKFIIKPFVGDVKFYAAKGLSGITGNIYTGLHEFDDMAFLLHFLRPDDVFFDIGANVGSYTLLASGIAKANSVTLEPVKATFDILNSNIGLNYLQDKVKLINAGAGATAGEIRFSVDEDTGNHVITKDEKGKNTVILPIITIDSLSETYKPALIKIDVEGFETEVLKGMGSTLDSPLLKAIIIELNGSGGRYGFSDQDIHKLLLSKGFKAVAYDPFKRVLTGLDTFGAYNTIYCRDIEMINHRLQNAKSVNVMGETI; encoded by the coding sequence ATGAACGCCATTAAACGAACTGTCGGCTTTATTTTAAAGCATCCTTTGGGAAAAAAACATCCGGCAAAAGCCTTATGGCGGTTTGCCTGGTGGCAGGTACAGTCAAGGTTTTCAAGATCAAAGTTCATTATAAAACCTTTTGTTGGTGATGTTAAATTTTATGCAGCAAAGGGGCTGAGCGGTATTACCGGTAATATATACACGGGTTTACATGAATTTGATGACATGGCCTTTCTGCTTCATTTTTTAAGGCCGGACGATGTCTTTTTTGACATTGGCGCGAATGTAGGTTCATATACGCTGTTGGCTTCCGGCATAGCCAAAGCTAATAGTGTTACACTTGAACCTGTTAAAGCAACTTTTGATATTTTAAATAGCAATATCGGGCTTAATTATTTGCAGGACAAAGTAAAGCTCATTAATGCCGGCGCCGGCGCAACAGCGGGCGAGATCAGATTTTCGGTCGATGAAGATACCGGAAACCATGTTATTACTAAAGATGAGAAAGGCAAAAACACTGTTATCCTACCTATAATCACTATTGATTCATTATCGGAAACATACAAACCCGCTCTTATCAAGATAGATGTGGAAGGTTTTGAGACCGAAGTGCTTAAAGGAATGGGATCTACCCTTGATTCGCCCTTGCTAAAGGCCATTATTATCGAACTTAACGGTAGCGGCGGCCGGTACGGTTTTAGCGATCAGGATATTCACAAGTTGTTACTGTCAAAAGGTTTTAAGGCCGTTGCCTATGATCCTTTCAAACGCGTTTTAACCGGGTTGGATACCTTCGGCGCATACAATACTATCTACTGCAGAGACATTGAAATGATAAACCACCGCCTTCAAAACGCAAAAAGTGTTAATGTAATGGGCGAGACCATCTGA
- a CDS encoding glycosyltransferase family 4 protein, with the protein MKIAIIVNPLIPVPPEQYGGIERVVFMLIQELKKKGHDITLYANEHSQPGCKLIGYRESAHYGVKDLVKINRLTSKIAFQHFDIVHTFGRMSNIALLMLSRIPKIVSYQLPPTISQVKKAVNIAHKNTLKFTACSNYIANQINAFADVTTIYNGVDINDYNFNAGVPDDAPLAFLGRIQHEKGTAIAIHTAKKTNQKLVIAGNVPNEPIHQQYFSEQVKPHIDGEQIKYIGPVNNRQKNDLLRNSKALLMPVTWDEPFGIVMAEALACGTPVIGFNRGAIPEIVTNGSNGFVCGTEVDMITAINSIDSINRASCRRVAEQKFSAGVLAKQYEELYQRAQGKN; encoded by the coding sequence TTGAAAATAGCCATTATAGTAAATCCGCTAATCCCTGTGCCCCCCGAGCAATACGGCGGTATCGAACGCGTTGTTTTTATGCTGATCCAGGAGCTTAAAAAAAAAGGCCACGATATTACCCTGTATGCCAATGAACATTCGCAGCCAGGCTGTAAACTCATTGGTTACCGTGAATCGGCTCATTATGGGGTAAAAGATCTGGTGAAAATTAACCGGCTTACATCAAAGATTGCTTTTCAGCATTTTGATATTGTACATACCTTCGGTCGTATGAGCAATATTGCGTTGCTAATGTTAAGCCGTATTCCCAAGATTGTGTCTTATCAGCTGCCGCCTACCATATCACAGGTTAAAAAGGCGGTAAATATCGCTCATAAAAACACATTGAAATTTACGGCTTGCAGCAATTACATAGCCAATCAAATCAATGCATTTGCTGATGTAACCACTATTTATAACGGGGTTGATATAAACGACTACAATTTTAATGCAGGTGTTCCCGATGATGCGCCCCTCGCTTTTTTAGGCCGGATCCAGCATGAAAAAGGGACAGCTATTGCCATACACACTGCAAAAAAAACAAATCAAAAACTGGTGATAGCAGGGAATGTACCCAATGAGCCAATACACCAGCAATATTTTAGTGAACAGGTAAAACCCCATATTGATGGCGAGCAGATCAAGTACATAGGCCCGGTCAATAACCGTCAGAAAAATGACTTGCTTCGTAACTCAAAAGCTTTGCTGATGCCGGTAACCTGGGATGAGCCCTTTGGTATTGTAATGGCCGAAGCACTGGCCTGCGGTACACCCGTTATCGGTTTTAATCGCGGCGCAATACCGGAGATAGTCACTAACGGGTCAAATGGCTTTGTATGCGGCACGGAAGTCGACATGATAACGGCCATTAACAGTATTGACTCAATCAACCGGGCCAGCTGCCGGCGGGTAGCCGAACAAAAATTCAGTGCCGGTGTACTGGCCAAACAATACGAAGAATTATACCAACGGGCACAGGGCAAAAATTGA
- a CDS encoding glycosyltransferase, with product MNKKLLIISPYFPPVNAADMQRVRMSLPYFAACGWEAEVVTIDDQYTDIAKDELLLQSLPPDIKVHKVKALSKALTSKVGLGSIAIRSLWYYRKTVNRLLKDNKFDLIYFSTTQFPVCTLGAYWKKRFGIPYVIDMQDPWHSDYYINKPKSDRPPKYWFAYRLNKYLEPIAIKNASGLISVSAGYLDELKLRYPVIQKVPAATITFGAFEPDLQIAKANQKFFAGLLDDGFINVVYIGRGGKDLHKAISPVFDALRTGLNTNKEQFDKIKLYFIGTSYAPAGQGVFTILPLAKQYDMEEHIVEITDRISYYKTLFTLQQADALFIPGSDDPKYTASKIFPYLLTKKPVLAIFNVASSAIPIMRQYGAEHVYNYDDVTSENLFMFFEQLIKGNFQAVDYHAEAIKKYSAREMTLAQCRLFDKIIYERH from the coding sequence TTGAATAAAAAGCTCCTCATTATTTCGCCATACTTCCCGCCGGTAAATGCCGCGGATATGCAGCGTGTGAGGATGAGCCTCCCTTATTTTGCAGCCTGCGGCTGGGAAGCCGAAGTGGTGACTATTGATGACCAGTATACCGACATAGCAAAAGACGAATTGTTGCTGCAAAGTCTCCCCCCGGACATTAAAGTTCACAAAGTGAAAGCGCTCAGCAAGGCACTCACTTCAAAAGTTGGGTTGGGCAGTATTGCCATCCGCTCGTTATGGTATTACCGCAAAACGGTTAACCGCCTGCTGAAGGACAACAAATTTGATCTTATTTATTTCTCAACCACACAGTTTCCGGTTTGTACGTTGGGTGCTTACTGGAAAAAGCGATTCGGTATTCCCTACGTCATTGACATGCAGGATCCCTGGCATTCCGATTATTATATCAACAAACCTAAAAGCGATCGGCCGCCAAAATATTGGTTCGCTTACCGTTTAAATAAATACCTGGAGCCCATTGCCATAAAAAACGCGTCCGGGCTGATCAGTGTATCTGCCGGCTACCTTGATGAGCTTAAATTACGTTATCCGGTAATCCAAAAGGTTCCGGCCGCTACCATAACCTTCGGAGCATTTGAACCCGACCTGCAAATAGCTAAAGCTAACCAAAAGTTTTTTGCAGGTTTGCTTGATGACGGCTTTATCAATGTGGTATATATCGGTCGCGGGGGGAAGGACCTTCACAAGGCCATCAGTCCGGTGTTTGACGCCTTAAGAACCGGATTGAATACAAATAAAGAGCAGTTTGACAAAATCAAACTCTACTTCATCGGTACCAGTTATGCCCCTGCAGGGCAAGGGGTCTTTACTATACTTCCCCTGGCAAAACAATATGACATGGAAGAACATATTGTTGAAATTACCGACCGCATCAGCTACTATAAAACCTTGTTTACATTGCAGCAGGCTGACGCGCTTTTTATACCCGGGTCAGATGATCCTAAATACACAGCATCAAAAATATTCCCATACCTGCTCACAAAAAAGCCTGTTTTGGCCATATTTAATGTTGCGAGTTCTGCTATACCTATCATGCGGCAGTACGGTGCAGAACATGTTTATAACTATGATGACGTTACCTCTGAAAACCTATTTATGTTTTTTGAGCAATTAATCAAGGGTAATTTCCAAGCCGTTGATTATCATGCTGAAGCCATCAAAAAATATTCGGCACGTGAAATGACACTGGCGCAGTGCCGTTTATTTGATAAAATTATTTATGAACGCCATTAA
- a CDS encoding glycosyltransferase family 2 protein — protein sequence MSESLDIIILTFNEEKNIGDCLQSAAALKANIYIVDSGSTDTTLAICQRYTQNVFSHPFENYATQRNWALDNLPLTGTWILNLDADHRVTPELAAQLNNIFNNPVDSVTNGFLISRRTLFMGKWIKHGGHYPTYHANLFRRGFGHCEEKFYDQHFKVTGKTQVLKTDIIDVITDSLTSFIARHNHWATLEAQYLVEQQNAPVVDDNGKLVRPRLFGNPMERRRYMKKRYEAFPLFVRPVIYFTIRYFIKLGFLDGKTGLVFHFLQGFWFRFLIDAKIYELRKESKK from the coding sequence GTGAGCGAGAGCCTTGATATTATTATTTTAACTTTTAACGAGGAAAAGAACATTGGCGACTGCCTGCAAAGCGCGGCGGCGCTAAAAGCCAATATCTATATTGTTGATTCAGGTTCAACGGATACCACACTGGCTATTTGCCAAAGGTACACGCAAAACGTCTTCAGCCATCCGTTTGAAAATTATGCAACCCAGCGTAACTGGGCACTGGACAATCTTCCTTTAACCGGCACCTGGATTCTTAATCTTGATGCCGATCACAGGGTAACACCTGAGCTTGCAGCACAATTGAATAATATTTTCAACAATCCCGTAGATTCGGTAACCAACGGTTTCCTCATCAGCAGGCGTACCCTATTTATGGGCAAATGGATCAAACATGGCGGCCACTATCCAACATACCACGCCAACCTGTTCAGGCGCGGCTTCGGGCATTGCGAAGAAAAATTTTATGATCAGCATTTTAAAGTTACCGGTAAAACACAGGTACTTAAAACTGATATTATTGACGTAATAACCGATTCGCTTACCAGTTTCATTGCCCGGCATAATCATTGGGCAACACTGGAGGCTCAATACCTTGTTGAACAGCAAAATGCCCCGGTTGTTGATGATAACGGCAAGCTGGTACGTCCACGGTTATTTGGTAACCCGATGGAGCGCCGCCGATATATGAAAAAACGATACGAGGCGTTTCCTTTATTTGTAAGGCCTGTAATTTACTTTACTATAAGATACTTTATAAAATTGGGGTTTTTAGATGGAAAAACCGGGCTGGTATTCCATTTTTTACAGGGTTTTTGGTTCAGGTTTTTGATTGATGCTAAAATTTATGAGTTACGAAAGGAGAGCAAAAAATAA
- a CDS encoding glycosyltransferase family 4 protein codes for MKNLAIVITHPIQYYAPVFKLLYERQKINVMVFYTWGEGGTQKFDPGFGKTITWNLPLLEGYPYEWVKNISADPGSHHSKGIDNPDLISQINSWQPDVIMVYGWFYKSHLKILKYFKGRVPVIFRGDSTLLDDTGGIKSVLRSLFLKRIYRHIDYALYAGSNNMAYFKKCGLKETQLFFAPHAVDNDRFAEDRTNEALTLRKQLGVSDDEKLLLFAGKFEHKKNPLALLEAFIDITQPGTHLLFAGNGILETELKNKANRHKNVHFIGFQNQLYMPVVYQACDIFCLPSKGTGETWGLAVNEAMACGKAILISNKVGAGTDLVKNQKNGLVFNAGDNADLKSKLKTLLLYNKTALFTMGQHSKQIIEEWSFGKQVEAIEQLVLSQ; via the coding sequence ATGAAAAATTTAGCCATAGTTATTACTCATCCCATACAGTACTATGCACCGGTATTTAAGCTGCTGTATGAACGGCAAAAAATAAACGTTATGGTATTTTATACCTGGGGCGAAGGCGGCACGCAAAAATTTGATCCAGGCTTTGGTAAAACTATCACTTGGAACCTTCCGCTCCTTGAGGGTTATCCTTATGAGTGGGTAAAAAACATTTCGGCCGATCCTGGCTCGCACCATTCAAAAGGGATTGATAATCCTGATCTTATCAGTCAAATAAATAGCTGGCAGCCCGATGTCATTATGGTGTACGGCTGGTTTTACAAAAGCCATCTCAAAATCCTCAAATATTTTAAAGGCAGGGTACCTGTTATTTTCCGGGGCGATTCAACGTTACTTGATGATACAGGTGGTATCAAATCTGTATTGCGAAGCCTGTTTTTAAAGCGGATTTACCGTCATATTGATTATGCGCTATATGCCGGATCAAACAACATGGCTTATTTTAAAAAATGCGGTTTAAAAGAAACACAGTTGTTTTTTGCACCGCATGCTGTAGATAATGATCGCTTTGCCGAAGACAGGACCAATGAAGCCCTTACCCTGCGAAAACAGTTAGGCGTATCTGATGATGAAAAACTCCTGCTTTTTGCAGGCAAGTTTGAGCATAAGAAAAACCCGCTGGCGCTGCTTGAAGCATTTATTGACATAACACAGCCGGGCACCCATCTGCTGTTCGCAGGAAACGGCATTTTAGAAACAGAACTAAAAAACAAGGCTAATCGACATAAAAATGTTCACTTTATTGGCTTTCAAAATCAGCTTTACATGCCTGTAGTATACCAGGCTTGTGACATTTTTTGCCTCCCATCAAAAGGTACCGGTGAAACCTGGGGACTGGCCGTAAACGAAGCCATGGCCTGCGGCAAAGCTATATTGATATCAAACAAGGTTGGCGCCGGTACCGATCTGGTAAAAAACCAAAAAAACGGGTTAGTCTTTAATGCCGGTGATAACGCCGATCTTAAAAGCAAATTAAAAACATTGCTACTGTATAATAAAACCGCTTTATTTACAATGGGGCAACATTCCAAACAAATAATTGAGGAGTGGAGCTTTGGCAAACAGGTTGAGGCGATTGAACAATTAGTGTTAAGTCAATAG